CGATCAGCTCCGGCAGTGCCGCAGGAAAGACGACGCGCGCAACCAGCGCCCGCCGCGAGAGCCCGAAGTTCCGCCCCGCCTGGCGGTAGATCGCGGGCACGCCGCGCACCCCGTTCATCGCGGCCACGAGGATCGGGAAGAGCGACCCGAGAAAGATCAGGAAGGTCGCGGCCGTGTCGTTGACGCCGAACAGCACGATCGCGACCGGGATCCACGCGAGCGGACTGATCGGGCGGAGGAACTGGATCACCGGGTTTGCCGCGCGGGCGGCGGCGGGTTGCCAACCGAGGAAGATGCCGAGAGGGATGCCGATCGCAAGCGCCACGCCGAAGCCCGCGGCGACGCGCAACAGCGAGTCGCGCACGTAGGCGAAAAGGAGGCCCTTGCGCGCGAGCTCCGCCAGACCCTTGCCGACCGCCCCCGGCGAGGGAAACACCGTCGTCCCGGTTCCTTTGACCGCGGCCTGCCAGACCGCGACCAGCAGCGCGCCCGCCGCGAGCGGAAGAACGACGGGCTCGAGCCTTCGCCAGCGCATCAGATCTTGTGGGCCAGCCCGATCTCTTCGAAGATCCCGTCGCGGAGCTCGAGGTACCGGCGCGAGGAGAGGTCGCGCGGGTGCGGCAGGTCGATCGGCACGATCCGCCGGATGCGGGCGGGACGCGCGGACATCACGACGACGCGGTCCGCGAGCTGGACGGACTCCTCGATGTCGTGGGTCACGAAGAGGATCGTCTTTCTCTCGGCCTGCCAGATCCGGAGGAGCTCGGCGCGCATCACGAGTCGCGTGATCGAGTCCAGCGCCCCGAACGGCTCGTCGAGGTAGAGCATGTCCGGGTCGACGGCGAGCGCCCGGGCGACCTCGACGCGCTGCTTCATGCCGCCGGAGAGCTCGTGCGGATACGCCCGCTCGAAGCCGGAGAGCCCGACGAGCTTCACGTAGTGCGCGATCCGCCGCTCGCGCTCGCGGCGGTCGAGCCGGCCGAGGCCGAAGCCGATGTTCCCCTCGACGGTGAGCCACGGGAAGACGCCTCGCTCCTGGAAGACGAAGATGCGCCGCGAGTCGGGTCCGTGCACCTCCTCGCCGTCGATCCGGACGCTCCCCGCCGTCGGCGGCAGAAACCCGGCGACGACGTTCAGGAGCGTCGACTTCCCGCACCCGGAGGGGCCCAGGATGCAGACGAACTCCCCTTCGCGGACCTCCAGGTCGATGTCCTCGAGGACCCGGATCTCGCTTCCCTCCGCGGGGAAGGTCATCCGCAAGCCGCGCATGGAGAGCTTCGCGCGCTGGGCGGCGGCGTCCGGCGCGGGAATCACGCCGCCTCCGCGGCGGAATCGGCGTAGCCCCAGCGGAGCGCCGGGAGCGTCTCGATCCGCCGCATCGCGGCGTCCAGGCCGACCCCGATCGCGCCGATCAGGACCATCCCGGCGACGACGAGGTCGTAGCGGTTGCCGGCGTTGCGCGCGTCGATGATCAGGAATCCGAGGCCGGAGTTGACGGCGATCATCTCGGCCGCGACCACGACGAGCCACGCGATCCCGAGCGAGAGGCGGAGCCCCACGAGGAGGCGGGGCAGGATCGCCGGCAGGAGCACCCGCCGCGCGATCTCCGCGGGCGTCAGCCCGAAATTCCGTCCGGCGTTCCAGTGGACCGACGAGACGTTCCCGACCGCCGCCATCGCCGAAACGACGAGCGGCAGCGACGAGGCGACGAAGATGATGAAGATCGCCGAGAGGTCCCCGACGCCGAACCAGAGGATCGCCAGAGGGATCCACGCGAGCGCCGAAATGGGCCGGACGAGCTCGACGAGCGGGGCGAGCGCGAGGCCCCCGCGCCGATACCACGCCAGCGCGATCCCGAGCGGGACCCCGACCGCGACCGCGAGCAGGTATCCCCACGTCACCCGGAAGAGCGAAGCAACGACGTGCTTGACGAGAAAGCCCTTGCGGGCGAGCTCGACGATGGCTCGCGCAACGGCGAGAGGGCCGGGGAGAAGCGGGAACCTCCCCGTCCGGATAGACAGGTCCCAGACGACCAGCAGGGCCGCGATTCCGGCGAACGGAAGAACGCGGTCGGCCACGCGCGCGCGCCAGTCCCGGCGGGTCTCTTCTCGATCCAAGTCGCGGCGAAGTCTACCGGAGAACCGGCGGCATCCGTAACGAGCAAGTCGTTCGAACGCCGATGTTTCGTCCGTGTCCAACGGCGTGGGCGAAGATTTTGCAGGGTCGTCCGCCCATCGGGGCACGAAACCGCACCCAGGAGAGAGATTCATGAACGAAACAGAGAAAATCGCGCGCCGAGCGCCCACCGGTGTGCCGGGAATGGACGAGATCCTCGGGGGAGGACTGCCGCAAAACCGCCTCTACCTCGTTCAGGGACAGCCGGGCGTGGGAAAGACGACCTTCGCGCTCCAGTTCCTGACGGAAGGCGCGCGTCGCGGCGAAAAGGGCATGTACATCACGCTCTCGGAAAGCGAGG
This genomic window from Thermoanaerobaculia bacterium contains:
- a CDS encoding ABC transporter permease, translated to MRWRRLEPVVLPLAAGALLVAVWQAAVKGTGTTVFPSPGAVGKGLAELARKGLLFAYVRDSLLRVAAGFGVALAIGIPLGIFLGWQPAAARAANPVIQFLRPISPLAWIPVAIVLFGVNDTAATFLIFLGSLFPILVAAMNGVRGVPAIYRQAGRNFGLSRRALVARVVFPAALPELIGGIRIALGIAWLVVVAAEMIAVNSGLGYLVIDSRNAGKRYDLVVAAMVLIGVIGLALNVAVSRLARLRALRWGFRAEGA
- a CDS encoding ABC transporter ATP-binding protein — its product is MIPAPDAAAQRAKLSMRGLRMTFPAEGSEIRVLEDIDLEVREGEFVCILGPSGCGKSTLLNVVAGFLPPTAGSVRIDGEEVHGPDSRRIFVFQERGVFPWLTVEGNIGFGLGRLDRRERERRIAHYVKLVGLSGFERAYPHELSGGMKQRVEVARALAVDPDMLYLDEPFGALDSITRLVMRAELLRIWQAERKTILFVTHDIEESVQLADRVVVMSARPARIRRIVPIDLPHPRDLSSRRYLELRDGIFEEIGLAHKI
- a CDS encoding ABC transporter permease, whose product is MDREETRRDWRARVADRVLPFAGIAALLVVWDLSIRTGRFPLLPGPLAVARAIVELARKGFLVKHVVASLFRVTWGYLLAVAVGVPLGIALAWYRRGGLALAPLVELVRPISALAWIPLAILWFGVGDLSAIFIIFVASSLPLVVSAMAAVGNVSSVHWNAGRNFGLTPAEIARRVLLPAILPRLLVGLRLSLGIAWLVVVAAEMIAVNSGLGFLIIDARNAGNRYDLVVAGMVLIGAIGVGLDAAMRRIETLPALRWGYADSAAEAA